The DNA window ATGGGTGTTGTGTAAAACCTGCAAATTGAAGCAGCAGTGCTGGGAAAGAGTCGCCGGCACAGAGAGACGGCTCCACTGAAGGACACGCAGCTGATTGGATTAACATGATAAAAGGTAAAACATGATGGGaacaaactaaagcatcgatGAATTAGAAGTTTTTTCTCACTGAAACAAGGAAAGATCCAAGAACTGTAAAAGCAGTCTGTGCAGCTTCATAGTTTAGCTGATTAGCTGGCTCCCTCTCATGGTGTGTAATATACAGTAGGCCTgctctttacacacacacacacacacacacacacacacacacacacacacacacacacacacacacacatacacacacacacacacatacacacacacacacacacacacacacacacgtatattaTTCTAACCTTAActgtaaaacagatttttaaccCTCTTTCTTTGATGGTTGGTCCAGCAGGCAGGAATCTCCCCACTTTCCAAAAATGTCCTCAAGGTCTGAAACTCAAACCGGTCCTTCCAAAGACAGACTTCCAAACCCGCACATTCCCAGTCAACACGTTTGAGAAACAACATTCAGCCCCTCCTGGCTTCACCTTCATTACCCAATTACACTAATACACTCACTGTGCTTGTAATGATTGTGTGGTCTGAATGATAGCCAGCCTTGTTGTGTGGGTTCTTACCTCagaaaggaacacacacacacacacacgcgcgcacacacacacacacacacacacacacacacacacacacacacacacacacacgtctgttTGCATCTGGGTGGATTTCCTGCCTGTGAATTACAGCTGGAGCCCGTGTCTCAGCGCCCACCAATGAGCAGGCAGTAGAGAATCTCTGAGGCTGAAACGTGACACTTTAATGAGCTGGAGAGCATCCAAACATTTTTACACccccacaccttttttttttctctgctcttgCGAAAGTTTGGCTGCAGTCGGCCTTTCAGAATAGACTTGTTTGTGCTTCAGAACAGTAGGGAAATGGCTGAAAAACATCAAGTTCACTGCAGATGGGTGTctctggggggggtgggggtgggcggACACCCACATGACACATTCCTTGGAGAAGAGTGCTAGAAACAAACACGCTGTGGCCCAAGAGTTCCTGTAACTGTAACAGTAACAACAATCCATTTGAAGGTAAAGCCAGAAATCCAACATTAGATATTTCTAATATGGATCATGCAGCATTTCCTAATAAGGATCCTGTTAGATTTCACTTATAAGACTTAAAGTTAGAGCGATCCTGCACCTCTGTGGGATCCTCGGGATGTTTTTGTGCTACTGGAATGAGTCATTCAGACCTGGATTTCCTCCCTGGCTCAGACACACGTCTGTTTTTATTAAACACGaggaagtaaaaaagaaaaataaatgtgatatTTATTCACAAAAGGTTACAAATGTATCTAAAAATGCTACATGTCCACTTCACCAACAAGCATTTTACATTCTCAGAGACAGAAGGTGGACGGCAGCGTGGAAACCATTAATCACATTCGTCAAGTCTTAGCTGCCGATGTTGAATCAGGATCCTGATGTTGTGCACCTGGACAAACTCAGTTAATCTTATTAAAACTCGTGTGTGCCTGAGAGAGCAGGCCGGGTGCTttctcacagggggtcgttcgGTTGTGGGGTCTTTGGGGCTCCTCGGGATGTTCAGATCAGTGGATTTAGACTCTCTACCTTACATTATATGATGTGCTATAAACACAGTTGCATTCAACTTGTTTCATTTGGTAAATGACAGAACAGATATTTAATAACACTGATGGAttatacaaaaacacaagccCAAGTGCCAATAAgaagtttattttctttcagccaatattgttataaaaaaaaaaaaaaaagaaaaaaaaagaagcaatgaCATAACTTTgatatgggaaaaaaaaccttCCTGCAAAATCACCTGCAGAGAGAAGTGAGTAAGGCAAAGAGGAGATGCTTTCTGCAGCATCCAGGCAGGCAGGACAAAGGCCCACGATTCCTCCAAAACTCATGAAATGCATTCAATTTATAATCTGAGCCATGAAAAATATTTACACTTCCTTCAGATTTGTTTTGTAACAATTTTCTGAACACAGAAACGGGTCTTGTTTTATCGACACTAAAGCACTTTTGGAGCTACGACATTCGCCGATCGATCGACTGATGACAGAAATCTGATCGGCTGCTGTTTCATTGTtactctttttgttttgtcataaatatcttcagagctgcttttctCGGTGCtggacccccccctcccttgaGTGTCCTTCATCGTGTGTGTTATGAAGTAGGCGACAGTGAGCATGTGCGGTTTCTTCTTCTGTCATCTGCAGCGAGACCAGaataatgcccccccccccccccccccccccgatccTAACTACTGCTACAGTAAGCACGTGTTCGATATGATTAGAGCCCCTCTGCTATGGATTAATCAGCCATTTTCAAAGGCAATAATAAGCTACATTTCTCAGACCTCAGGCTGTGTTTTTCCCGCGGTACGGGAAATTTCCTACATTTCTACTGAGCTCAGCTAAAAGACTTCTGCCCGTCTGAGGCAGTGAGGAAATCAGAGCGCGGCCAGGTAACTTTACCTGCACTTACAAAtatcttcatttattttaaacaactcaacattaaaataaagcaaCTCTCAGCTGATATGTCAACCACTTCGGTTTGGATTAGCTTCTGCTTTAACCTGTCAAATACTCTGAAGCTTCAACActgtttacataaaaaaaaaaaaaaaaaaaaatgcttcttaGTGTTCAGAAATCCAAGAAAAAGCATTTCGATCTTTAACAAAGAGAAATAAGAGTGTTTGGCAGCCTGAAGGTCACTTATCAGGGAGCGCGATCGACTCCCGGCATCGACAAGCACTGATTTACACGTCTGGCTGCTGCTTCATCGCCTCACAACATTCATCagcaaatgaaaaacagaaacaattaATGGGAATAAAGAGGAACAGGAGCGAGGCGTCCCGATTCAACTAAAGAGACCTTCATAAACACCGGAGGAGGGGGGGAATTAATGACAAGGGGTCATGCAGTGGAGTTCGCTCTAGCTGatgagagaaggaaaagaagtccaaagttttttctttctcgTGAATGAGCACGTCAGTCCCGGTGTtgaggatggggggggggcaggggaGTGTAGAGAGGGTGCTgcgggtgggggggtgggggtaggaGGAGGTGGTCGGGACAGAGGAGCTCATTTGACCAGCCTCTTGGCTACGTCTGCGTAGGCGATCTCGATCTCCTTGTCACTGGGGCAGGTGTTGGTGAACTCTTCACGTGTGTAGGCGTTGTTCAGGTACTTCCAGATGCCCGTCATCTCTTTGGGTATTTCAAAGCCTCTGTACTTGTTAGTCACCACCTGGAGGaatgaggaggaacaggagtcAAACCATACGCAGCAGCTGAGCTCTGAATGCCATCATAAACTCAGAGTATCCAGGCAGCAGACTGCAAGCTTTAAATGATTCAGAACTACAACTGCTGCCAGGTCTGAGCGTTTCACTCATTTTATTAAACAAAGAGGCCAAAGTTTATTAGACGACACGCCCTCTTATCAATCTACAGTCGACCAAAACCCCAGCTCCATGAATTAGTCCAAAGAAACCAAATctgtatcatcatcatctctttAGATCATCATGTTTGCTCAGATAAAATGAGCTACATGACAGCATCGTGTTGTTGTTTGTAGCTCATTAATTTGTAGGCAGCAAACTATTTAAATCCAGTTTCAGTGTcgataaaaagaaacagctaagATTGGACTGAGTCCTGCGCTTACATTTACAGAGAATCACCAGTGTCAGTTAAAAATAATGTTCTGTGGGACGAGGCACCCATATTTTAGGACTAAAACACTTCAATAAACGGGCTGTGGgaaaatgttttgcattttctaATATCGTAAAACTAAGAAAATTCAGAGACATCTCTGCAGGGCTGCTGAAGACCTTTCTGACCACAGAAAACGTGGTTcagtttattacattttaagcaGGATTTGTAGCAGCGCTCATCGCTGGTAGACGGTGAAAAGCGCCAATTCCACACAATAAGGCTTTAATAACCAGCAGGTGCGCCCATGCAGGTGTTCTTGTAGTCTGATTCATTTTCCTACTTAAGGCCCAGTTTGACATGCTGCCAATTACACGAGGAccattttaatttagtttattCCAGTAACCGAAGCCTGTCACACCCTTACAGGTGTCTGTACACTCCCTTCTTAAGAGTCACTAATTAAATAACACCTGCAGGTGTATTCCACTGGCTCACCTTGACTATGTGTAGTTTGGGCAGCAGGTTACAGTCAGCCAAGGTCATTTCGTTCCCATCCAAGAATTTGCGGTTAGAAACTTTGACGTCTTCAATGCTGTTGTGATCGATCTCGTCAGGCAGCGGCGAGCGAAGGTACTCGTCCAGCTTCTGCAGAGTCTTCAGCAGCCCGCGCTCCAGAGCTGCAGGCAAGAACGACACGTAACCACATGGGGGCAGCATTTCATCAAGAGACGTGCACCGAGAGCAGGAGCACTTTTAACCATGTAAGGAATGCACAGGTGATAGTTTGTCCTCCCTCCACCATCCACACATACTAAACTCATTCAGAAAGTATGGCATGAATGTGAACGCATGCTGGATGTGGTTGTTTGACAGCAACTCCAACTTGTAACTTATCACTGAACCATGACATTCATTCTGTAACTAACTATTGGCACAGCCACAGCCAGCTCACTGTGGTTTAATATTTTCTCAGAGAGGAGCAGCCATAAAACATGatataaatctgtttttctgcATTCCAAAACATAATCTGCCCACATTTCCCCCCCAAGCAGGATGAAACTGAACTTCAAAAACAATAGACTGCATATTTTTCCACATTATTCAAGAATTCTTATCTGTCAGATTCTGATATGGTCTCTCTTTTACAGACTGAGCTACATAAACCTGGAACGAGGAGGGTGAGATTATAAGCTCCAGGTGAGACAGGCAGAGGCACAGACAGGCAGAGGCACAGACAGGCAGAggcacagacaggcagacaggagGAGGCAGCGGAACAAAAGCACCGTGTGTTCCTGAGTCGGCCCTAATCCACCAATCAGGGCAGGGCTACTAGTGTCACCTAGCAACCAGTAAAGCACACTGACTCTAAAAGGCTTGTATACTtctgctcctgtgtgtgtgtgtgtgtgtgtgtgtgtgtgtgtgtgtgtgtgtgtgtgtgtgtgtgtgtgtgtgtgtgtgtgtgtgtatatagacAGGTAGATCTTACCCTCATTTGCATCGGGTTTGGAGTTCTTAATGTATGCAGAAAACTTGGCAAAGATGTCCATACCAGCAGTGTTTGACTCAGGATGTCTTGCACCAAGCTTGAtgtacctacacacacacacacacacacacacacacacacacctttagtTGTCAGCAATCCCCAATTGTCcaaaaatgaccacaaacatGAAACATGTAGTTTATTTGTGTCTATAGTACATTCAGTGATTCATCACTAACACCATCCTACTGCCAAAGATACACACTAGaagaacctgtgtgtgtgtgtgtgtgtgtgtgtgtgtgtgtgtgttaaagcagCAGTAAGTGGAAGGCCTCAGGTGTACAGAAACAGGTGGACACATCATTTGTTGAGAAAATAAAAGTTCCCTCACTTGGGCGGGGAGAGAACATCCTCGAGGAACTCTTCGATCTTGTTGACGTCGGTTTTGACCTCGCCATTGAAGGTGATGAAGGGCGGGTGCGTGCCGGGGGCCAGGTTCTGGAGGTCCGCGGGCTTCCTGGGACACAGATCGGAGAAAATGTCAGAGCGCCGGCGAAGGCAGAACCGATCCAACAGCTTGTGTCCAACGCGTAAATAATAACCTGCTTTCATCCCCACAAAAGCACACTGATTTACAACTGCTCTACTTGAACATGAGAATATACGGCATAATTCATAATTCAAGTATTTAAAGTGCTGTGTTTCTGCTGCACTTTAAACAACCCCTTTCAGACACCTAGAaaccctcttcctcctcctcctccagctggagctgctgtgcTGTGAGTCTGTTTGTGTCCCCTTTTTCTCTGTGGCCTTCAAACCAGTACATTTCGTGCCAGATGTCTTTGGCAGGGAGACGAGcctgacacacaaacagcaatgaGCATGTGCTGAGTGAGCGGGGTGAAGCCTTcagtataaaaacataaaacacagcagTGACTCAGCAGCCGACGGGTTTGTGTGCGTGAACGATGTGACTGATATTAATATAACCATCAACATCGTTCATCCATCGGCAGCACGCTGTTTTTGTGACCATTAATGATGGCTGAGATTTGGGACAAGCCATttaaggacagaaaaaaaaaaaggaaattactTCAACTCCTTGGCATGTCAGGAGGAAGTGGCATGCCCACTGATTATCACAGAGTGGGGAAGGAACTGCCCTGAATCACAGAAACAAGggtgaaaataataaaacacaccaTTTGACGTTGTTGTGGTCAAAGAGCCATAATTATGACACCTCTTTGGTAACACAACCATTTTATGTTGATCATTACAGATCCTGTGTCACATGAGCCAAACCAGGAGCAGCAGTAGAGTCATGAAAAGGAAAATACACCAAATTTGACCCCTTCAACAaacatcttattaccttctgcaaaactactTTAGGTCCTGCCCTAAACTGTAATCCAGATACTTTTAGacacccctgggttagtaaagacgattttaattttaatactcATGCATGCAGTAAGAggctgatattctgtgattaccattaacatttctacaaatgtAACCATTACAATTACAATCGTGTACCATCTCAATGTGGCTGGAGTCAATGTAGCAACGCGGGCAGAAGTCActtgacgtaatttgtatgcgacTCAAAAACGTGGCCATTAGCTCTGACACCTCCTGTtataccagggatcctcaactccaggcctcgagggccggtgtcctgcaggttttagatgtgtctctgcttcaacacacctgagtcaaatatagaagtcattagcaggactctggagaacttgactgcagaccgaggaggtaattcagccatttgattcaggtgtgttggatcagtgGCATTCTGTTCTTcgatgtcacattttcagatcgcttggaaccccggctggGTGGGTACTAAAATAAGTATCTGGACCGAATGGAAAACCCTACAAACTGTGCCGAGGcacgctgagtaggtactagtggaaacgcagcaatatatatttataaaaaaaaaaaaaaaaaaaaaaatagagaacgCACATCctgcactcttgtacaagggtgtatactacataatgtctatttatataatctataacattAAGCCAGCTATAATGCACACCTACAAGGTATTCACACATATTATACTCatgtgtacaggaatattactacataatgcacccatactacataatctgctgatatcaatgcattatgtataacatcactataataataatgcaaccatgttgtttacattttatcaatattgctgagcagtgggtatggctttaatatgaGAAGTCACGGTCTGACCGACATGTTAGAcgatgctcagccaatcagaagctggcatcacaggctaatcaatcaATCAGGCTGCAGCCTAAAACTGACGTTCCTATAAACAAACTTGGCTCTTTACCTGGAAGTTTCTCACCATCAgctgctgccagctgttcagtcaAAGGTCAGTTACTAGATATGGGGAaatcccactttctccatttcaatTAATAATGGTCAAGTATGGTCAGCATATTTCATGATCATGAAATGATCAGCTAATGCTGATAATGATCagcattagcagcctgtaaTCttccttgttgtttttttacttcagaTAAACACAGCCAAAGAGTTCAAGGtgctaaacatccaggaatatgaacaTCATGTTTCACATCTTTGAAGGGTAAAGAACATAAATTTCAGGTCTCAGctctttgtggttttggagtctacagAAGCCCACTCTTCTTTTACAGCGTTGCTTTAGTtcttttatgcacagctctctgaaggcccACCACAGCActtcagtcaggctgaggtctggactttgggtcattgcaacactttgatttttatttatttttcctttttttctgccatACTGTCCCTGCTGCATGAGACGGTTTCTGCCACGCTTTAGCGGTGGGACAGATTTGAATCTAGAGTACTTTTGTTCTTGGATCTGACAGGGTGAATATGCTGGGTCATAAACTCCTGTGAAGAGTCACAGCTGTGCTCAATGTTtcccacttgtgaataattCCCCGATAGATGAGCAGCAACAGTTGCTTCTTTAATGTCACTGTTGACATCTTTCCTCTTTGCATTGTGTGAACACACGCCTGAACGCTCCAgatcagcaaactgccaaaacctctgctttcatTGGAGGTTCTCAGACTTTCTGTTGATCAATTAAAATCAATCATTTGCTTATCGATGCCTGGCTGCTACTAACCCGATGGAAACGGTTTTTCTCACACAGGTTCTGCAGCAGATATGGCCTTTGGctgaacacaggaaaagcacacacacacacacacacacacacacacacacacaccctctgacAGTTTGCAAATATATGCAAACCTATGCACTCATCCTGAACGTGAAGGCATGTGTTGAAATCAAGCCACTACTAGTCAAATGACCATTACTTTCCTCTGTTGAGCTGTCTGAAAGCTGTGATCTCCACATCCCAAAATAAGAGACACCCAGTGATGAATCTGTTGCCACAGTGATGAACCACACTTTGGAAACCAGTGTCAGTAATCTTAAATATCTGAGTAAGATGCACACAAAAGCCGTAGAAACCAGGCGCCCATCTGAGcggtggctgaaaataatcagggCTAACAAGTGGATAAACATTTAGGGAGTATTTAGATGAATCATACAGACAGAAACTTCGTGGGTTTGGGATAAAGACCTTCTGGTACTGGAATCCACATGTGAAAGTTTACTTGCAGCTGgcaaggaaaaataaaattgcagaGGATCTCTGATTCCAGTGGTTTAAAGACATGTTGCTCAATTCTAGGCAGGAAGTAAGCAGAGTCAAGAACCTTAAAATAACCTCTCCAGAGTCTGCGTGTTTAGTTTCCTCCAATACTCTCCGGCCTGGGAAGGGGTCATGGGAACACCAAATAAGCAGTGGGGAAGCACTGAGTGTGTCAGAGGTGGGGCTGGATCAAAGCAGCTCACGGTGGCTGAAGCCTGGAAACGCCCCGGTAGGctaacaaagaagaaaaagtgatgAACAGAGGAAAGAGCAGCACTCACCTCTTTAGATCCACAGTAGTGACGTTGAAGACGACTCCTTTAAGCCACAGAATCATGAAAAGTCTCTGGGAGAAGGGACAGTTCCCGATGCTCTCGCCATCACTTCCCGCCTTCAACAAACAGACAGAGCAAAGGATTAGCAGCGATACATGCTAGGTACCATTCCTGAGTACCCAAAAGATGGGTGGAAGCATCCACTATTGGCATGCAATACAATACAATCTGGCAGCCAAAGATCCAAAAGCATGTGTGACTGGTTTCCATCACCAACTCTGCTCATCGTTTAGGCCAAAACAGAAGAAGGTCCTGATAGAGAGCTCAGCTGTACTGAACAACCATTACGACCGCCCGGAGAGGGCCCGTTTCACACAATGACTCCTTCAGGCTGATGTCAGACTGGAGCAGGAGGGAAAGAGCGAGGAAACCTTAAAGGCTTCAGCACACTTCCCCCTCCATTTGGAGAACCGCTGCGTAAGAGCAACAGGAAACTTACAGAGTGATTAAGGCTCAGATGGGCTCTCGTTTCCTCTTTAGCCAGACTGcacaaaaacaaggctgagCTGTGGTGGGAGTGAGCTCAATGGAAGCAGCGTGTGCCCTCCAAATTAATTATGAATGCTCATCGTTTAGCAGCAGAACAGAGACGGGAAGGAGTGCGGTGAAGAGGATATTTAGATAGTTTATTCATTTCAAAAGCAAAGCTGCAGTACAGCCTGAATGCTGCAAACTGTGGATGTGTGCGATAACTCAAACAGGGAATTGCATAACCAAATTCTGCACATGTAATATTTGAGTGTTTTCTTAGTTTTAAatagtctgatatttttttttcttgcctttaACTGATGAATAAATTGACTGTTTCTCGCTCTCCTCTCAGTTTAAACTCTTTAAATTATGAGAAAAACATCATTGTCATTATACTGCTTAAATACTCACACCAGCAGACACATGACAGTCTCCATCATCCAGTTAGTGCAATCTGTGGTTACCAAGCCTACTGAGGTATTCTATTAACAAGGACGTGCATGGAGGTCATTCAAGCACTGGAATTCATTCAGAGTATAAATGCAGCAGAGCCTCTGAATAGGATGAATgcagtttcttcttttgtctgccTCC is part of the Archocentrus centrarchus isolate MPI-CPG fArcCen1 chromosome 22, fArcCen1, whole genome shotgun sequence genome and encodes:
- the clic4 gene encoding chloride intracellular channel protein 4 yields the protein MSLSVPQNGVKADSEPVIELFVKAGSDGESIGNCPFSQRLFMILWLKGVVFNVTTVDLKRKPADLQNLAPGTHPPFITFNGEVKTDVNKIEEFLEDVLSPPKYIKLGARHPESNTAGMDIFAKFSAYIKNSKPDANEALERGLLKTLQKLDEYLRSPLPDEIDHNSIEDVKVSNRKFLDGNEMTLADCNLLPKLHIVKVVTNKYRGFEIPKEMTGIWKYLNNAYTREEFTNTCPSDKEIEIAYADVAKRLVK